One Streptococcus sp. zg-86 DNA window includes the following coding sequences:
- the glmM gene encoding phosphoglucosamine mutase, whose product MGKYFGTDGVRGEANIELTPELAFKLGRFGGYVLSQHETETPRVFVGRDTRISGQMLESALVAGLLSAGIHVYKLGVIATPGVAYLVRTEKASAGVMISASHNPAQDNGIKFFAGDGFKLDDALEAEIEALLDAEEDILPRPSAQGLGDVVDYPEGLRKYQEFLVSTGFDLEGMKVALDTANGAASTSARQVFADLSAQLAVMAEKPDGLNINDGVGSTHPEALQELVKETGSQIGLAFDGDSDRLIAVDEKGELVDGDRIMYIIGKYLADRGLLAQQTIVTTVMSNLGFHKALDREGIAKAVTAVGDRYVVEEMRKSGYNVGGEQSGHVILMDYNTTGDGQLTAVQLTKIMKETGKTLSELASEVTIYPQKLVNIRVENSMKDQAMEVEAIAAIIEKMEHEMAGNGRILVRPSGTEPLLRVMAEAPTDAEVDYYVDTIADVVRAEIGID is encoded by the coding sequence ATGGGAAAATATTTTGGAACAGACGGTGTTCGTGGAGAAGCAAATATTGAATTGACCCCAGAATTAGCCTTTAAATTAGGCCGTTTTGGTGGCTATGTCCTCAGTCAACATGAAACAGAAACACCACGGGTGTTCGTTGGGCGTGATACGCGCATCTCAGGACAAATGTTGGAATCAGCCCTAGTAGCAGGTCTTTTGTCTGCTGGGATTCATGTCTACAAGCTAGGTGTGATTGCAACTCCAGGCGTGGCTTATTTGGTGCGGACTGAAAAAGCAAGTGCTGGGGTCATGATTTCAGCGAGTCACAATCCTGCCCAAGATAACGGAATAAAATTCTTTGCAGGTGATGGCTTTAAGTTAGATGATGCCTTAGAAGCAGAAATTGAAGCACTCCTTGATGCGGAGGAAGATATTCTACCTCGTCCGTCTGCTCAAGGTTTAGGAGATGTGGTCGATTATCCAGAAGGTCTTAGAAAATACCAGGAATTTCTTGTTTCTACTGGATTTGATTTAGAGGGAATGAAGGTCGCTCTTGATACAGCAAATGGTGCAGCCAGTACCTCTGCTCGTCAGGTCTTTGCAGATTTGAGTGCGCAATTAGCTGTTATGGCAGAAAAACCAGATGGCCTAAATATCAACGACGGTGTCGGCTCGACTCACCCTGAAGCCTTACAGGAACTCGTCAAAGAAACAGGTAGCCAGATTGGTCTGGCCTTTGACGGAGATAGCGACCGCTTGATTGCAGTTGATGAAAAAGGTGAGTTGGTTGATGGCGATCGCATTATGTATATCATCGGTAAATACTTGGCTGACCGTGGATTGTTGGCACAACAGACTATTGTAACCACAGTCATGTCAAACCTTGGCTTCCACAAGGCTTTGGACCGAGAAGGGATTGCTAAAGCTGTAACGGCTGTCGGTGACCGCTATGTGGTCGAAGAAATGCGCAAATCAGGCTATAATGTCGGTGGTGAGCAGTCTGGTCACGTTATCCTTATGGATTATAATACGACAGGAGATGGCCAGTTGACAGCTGTTCAATTGACCAAAATCATGAAAGAAACTGGGAAAACCCTGTCTGAATTGGCTAGTGAAGTCACCATCTATCCACAAAAATTAGTCAATATTCGTGTTGAAAATAGCATGAAAGATCAGGCGATGGAAGTTGAAGCAATTGCTGCAATTATTGAAAAAATGGAGCATGAAATGGCTGGTAATGGTCGGATTCTTGTCCGTCCAAGTGGCACAGAACCGCTCTTGCGGGTTATGGCAGAAGCGCCGACCGATGCAGAAGTGGATTACTATGTCGACACGATTGCTGATGTGGTAAGAGCAGAGATTGGTATTGATTAA
- a CDS encoding CdaR family protein — MHDKLKKVGHLFLSVLIALVLFFYATTTNYKNSITTANTTKKVTESETYTHTITNVPIEMRYDNENYFISGFSPTVTVSLTASNRVILQRESDESTRTFSVVTDLNGLASGTHAIELVASNLPTGVKAKLAPNTVTVKIGKKVSKSYSVQGVITNNQLAEGYSLGKVTVNVSSVKVTTDEDTMSHIDHVEAVVPDASNLDENYSGTATLQAVDNQGNVLPVVLSQDGATLQAVITKTK, encoded by the coding sequence ATGCACGATAAACTTAAAAAAGTTGGACATTTGTTTCTTTCTGTTTTGATTGCGCTAGTGCTCTTCTTTTATGCAACAACGACCAATTATAAAAATTCAATTACAACTGCCAATACAACCAAGAAGGTCACTGAGTCAGAAACCTATACTCATACGATTACCAATGTGCCAATTGAAATGAGATATGACAATGAAAATTATTTCATCTCTGGTTTTTCACCAACGGTGACAGTCTCATTGACAGCTTCAAATCGTGTCATTTTACAACGAGAATCAGATGAATCGACACGTACCTTTTCAGTGGTAACCGATTTGAATGGATTGGCCAGTGGAACGCATGCCATTGAACTAGTAGCCTCTAATTTACCGACAGGAGTCAAGGCAAAACTAGCCCCCAATACTGTAACGGTTAAAATCGGAAAAAAAGTGAGCAAGAGCTACAGTGTTCAAGGTGTTATTACCAATAATCAACTGGCTGAAGGGTACAGTCTAGGAAAAGTGACGGTCAATGTGTCATCGGTGAAAGTCACAACGGATGAGGATACCATGTCTCATATCGACCATGTCGAAGCAGTTGTGCCAGATGCTAGTAATCTGGATGAGAATTATAGTGGGACAGCTACCTTACAAGCGGTCGATAATCAAGGAAATGTCTTACCAGTTGTCTTATCGCAAGACGGTGCTACCTTGCAAGCAGTTATTACAAAAACAAAATAA
- the cdaA gene encoding diadenylate cyclase CdaA, protein MLNFSQLLDVNYWSSLSASPWTVLIHLVDITIVSYLIYRFSKALAGTKIMTLVRGVFLFLFFQILATLLGLQTISWLMNQVITYGVIAGVVIFAPEIRASLEKLGRTTQLFARVELSSEEALIQAFVKATAYLAPRKIGALVAVERAQTLREYCSTGISLDADISSELLINIFIPNTPLHDGAVIIQENKIAVSCAYLPLTESAGISKEFGTRHRAAIGLAEVSDAFVFIVSEETGSISVAYNGSFKHGLSLDEFEHELRTIFVPENVKKKSWLERLGGRKNAR, encoded by the coding sequence ATGCTTAATTTTAGTCAACTATTGGATGTCAACTATTGGTCCAGTTTGTCAGCTAGTCCTTGGACGGTTCTGATACACCTAGTCGATATTACGATTGTTAGTTATCTCATCTATCGTTTTAGTAAGGCCTTAGCAGGCACCAAAATTATGACCTTAGTTCGCGGGGTTTTTCTCTTTTTATTCTTCCAAATTTTGGCAACCTTGCTAGGACTGCAAACCATTTCCTGGTTGATGAATCAAGTCATTACCTATGGGGTTATCGCTGGCGTAGTGATTTTTGCTCCAGAGATTCGTGCTAGTCTAGAGAAACTTGGGCGCACAACCCAGTTATTTGCTCGTGTAGAATTGAGTTCAGAAGAAGCCTTGATACAGGCATTTGTGAAAGCGACAGCCTATTTGGCTCCTCGGAAAATTGGAGCTTTGGTTGCTGTGGAGCGGGCGCAAACCTTGCGTGAGTATTGTTCAACAGGAATTTCTCTTGATGCGGATATCTCGAGTGAATTGCTCATCAATATTTTCATTCCAAATACACCGCTTCATGATGGGGCAGTAATTATTCAAGAAAATAAAATAGCCGTTTCGTGTGCCTATTTACCATTGACTGAGAGTGCGGGAATTTCAAAAGAATTTGGCACTAGGCACAGGGCAGCGATTGGTCTAGCAGAAGTGTCAGATGCCTTTGTCTTTATTGTTTCTGAAGAAACAGGAAGTATTTCTGTGGCCTATAATGGCTCCTTTAAGCACGGCTTGAGCTTGGACGAATTTGAGCATGAATTGCGAACCATTTTTGTGCCTGAGAACGTGAAAAAGAAAAGCTGGTTAGAGCGACTCGGAGGTAGAAAAAATGCACGATAA
- the murT gene encoding lipid II isoglutaminyl synthase subunit MurT yields MKLNTALGLLAGKTSQAILSKLGRGTTLPGKIALQFDKHILDSLAKDYEIVVITGTNGKTLTTALTVGILEEAFGAVTTNTSGANMLTGITATFLSAKKNKNGKKIAVLEIDEASLAKVTEFIQPSLIVFTNIFRDQMDRYGEIYTTYQMIVDGAAKAPSATILANGDSPLFHSTKLVNPVKYYGFATDEHEPQLAHYNTEGILCPHCHHILQYKMNTYANLGSYICLSCSFSRPDLDYKLTDLKEITHVSSTFVIDGQEYKINIGGLYNIYNALAAVSVAEFLGVTPDIIKAGFDKSKAVFGRQETFRLGDKECTLVLIKNPVGATQALEMIQLAPYEFNLAVLLNANYADGIDTSWIWDADFERIMDMSIPRIVTGGARASEIARRLRVTGYPAEAIEQQEAIADVLSAIESNPTQHTYILATYTAMLELRDILAQRQIVGKEMK; encoded by the coding sequence ATGAAACTAAATACAGCCTTAGGGCTTCTTGCAGGAAAAACATCTCAAGCGATTCTTAGTAAGCTAGGTCGCGGGACCACTCTGCCAGGAAAAATTGCCCTTCAATTTGATAAACACATTTTAGATAGCCTTGCAAAAGACTATGAAATCGTCGTCATTACAGGGACCAATGGAAAAACACTGACAACAGCATTGACGGTTGGTATTTTAGAAGAGGCCTTTGGAGCCGTAACAACCAATACCAGCGGCGCCAATATGTTGACTGGGATTACCGCTACTTTCTTGTCTGCTAAGAAAAATAAAAATGGAAAGAAAATTGCGGTACTTGAAATTGACGAAGCTAGTCTAGCTAAGGTGACCGAATTTATTCAGCCAAGTTTGATTGTCTTTACCAATATCTTCCGCGATCAGATGGACCGCTACGGTGAGATTTATACAACCTATCAGATGATTGTTGACGGAGCTGCTAAGGCACCTTCTGCTACTATCCTTGCAAATGGAGATAGTCCACTCTTTCATTCGACCAAGTTGGTCAATCCAGTAAAATACTATGGATTTGCAACAGACGAACACGAGCCACAACTCGCTCATTACAACACCGAGGGAATCCTCTGTCCGCATTGCCACCATATTTTGCAGTATAAGATGAATACCTATGCCAATCTTGGTAGCTACATTTGCCTATCTTGTAGCTTTTCTCGTCCTGACTTGGACTACAAGCTCACCGACTTAAAAGAAATTACGCATGTATCTTCTACCTTCGTCATTGACGGACAAGAATACAAGATTAACATCGGAGGCCTCTATAATATTTACAATGCCCTTGCAGCAGTCAGTGTAGCAGAATTTCTAGGTGTAACTCCTGATATTATCAAGGCTGGTTTTGATAAAAGTAAGGCGGTCTTTGGTCGTCAAGAAACCTTCCGCTTAGGAGATAAAGAGTGCACTCTCGTCTTGATTAAAAATCCAGTCGGTGCAACACAGGCTCTTGAAATGATTCAACTAGCACCTTACGAATTTAACTTAGCTGTCCTACTCAATGCTAATTACGCAGACGGTATTGATACCAGTTGGATTTGGGATGCAGATTTTGAACGAATAATGGATATGTCCATTCCTCGTATCGTCACAGGAGGAGCTCGAGCATCTGAAATTGCACGAAGATTACGGGTAACAGGCTATCCAGCAGAGGCGATTGAACAGCAAGAAGCAATTGCAGATGTTCTGTCTGCTATTGAAAGCAACCCTACCCAGCATACCTACATTCTTGCCACCTATACTGCTATGTTAGAACTGCGCGATATTCTTGCGCAACGGCAAATCGTTGGAAAGGAGATGAAATAA
- the gatD gene encoding lipid II isoglutaminyl synthase subunit GatD: MVYTSLLSPVNDYPYQLNIAHLYGDLMNTYGDNGNILMLKYVAEKLGAGVQVDIVSLEDQFDKDFYDIAFFGGGQDYEQSILAKDLPTKKDTLAEFIENDGVVLAICGGFQLLGQYYIEAGGRKIDGLGILNHYTLNQVNNRFIGDIKIHNEEFNETYYGFENHQGRTFLADNQKPLGQTIYGNGNNNEDGGEGMHYKNTFGSYFHGPILSRNANLAYRLVTTALRNKYGQDMELPSYDDILALEKPEEYGDVKSKARFEEE; encoded by the coding sequence ATGGTGTATACATCACTTTTAAGCCCAGTTAATGACTATCCCTATCAGCTCAACATTGCTCATCTCTACGGCGATTTGATGAATACTTACGGAGATAATGGAAATATCCTTATGCTCAAGTATGTTGCTGAAAAATTAGGGGCGGGTGTTCAAGTAGACATCGTATCGTTAGAAGATCAGTTTGACAAGGATTTTTATGATATTGCCTTTTTCGGTGGAGGACAAGACTATGAGCAGTCTATCCTTGCAAAAGATTTGCCAACTAAAAAAGATACACTCGCTGAATTCATTGAAAATGATGGTGTGGTTCTTGCCATCTGTGGTGGCTTCCAATTACTTGGACAATACTATATTGAAGCAGGTGGTCGCAAAATTGATGGGCTAGGCATTCTCAATCACTATACGCTCAACCAAGTCAATAACCGCTTCATTGGAGATATCAAGATTCATAATGAAGAGTTTAATGAGACCTACTATGGTTTTGAAAATCACCAAGGACGAACATTTTTAGCCGACAACCAAAAACCACTTGGCCAAACGATTTATGGGAATGGAAATAACAACGAAGACGGCGGTGAAGGCATGCACTACAAAAATACTTTTGGAAGCTACTTCCACGGTCCAATCCTCTCACGCAATGCCAACCTCGCTTACCGCCTCGTAACCACTGCCCTCCGCAATAAATACGGTCAGGACATGGAACTTCCGTCTTATGATGACATTCTAGCTCTTGAAAAACCTGAAGAATATGGCGATGTCAAAAGTAAGGCACGTTTTGAAGAAGAATAG
- a CDS encoding lipopolysaccharide assembly protein LapA domain-containing protein produces MKTKLHYIIVLLLILLIAGLSLANMATVKVSYLFGSFQLPLIILILISVLLGAIIASLLGMGKHFSIKGELKQAKKELEAQKQALKEQAKQEGQTIE; encoded by the coding sequence ATGAAAACAAAGCTACACTACATTATCGTCCTACTACTAATCCTCCTCATTGCAGGCCTGTCTCTTGCCAATATGGCAACGGTCAAGGTTAGCTATCTCTTTGGTTCTTTCCAATTACCTCTTATCATTTTGATTCTGATTTCAGTCCTACTTGGTGCCATTATCGCTAGTCTTCTTGGCATGGGAAAACACTTCTCCATCAAAGGTGAGCTAAAACAAGCCAAGAAAGAATTGGAAGCTCAAAAACAAGCACTAAAAGAACAAGCTAAGCAAGAAGGACAAACAATAGAATAA
- a CDS encoding ABC transporter permease subunit: MFKVDSPKTAKPFSLGDFLTKNSMYIVVAVMILYTGLTQDNFFTVGNAANIMANTSVRFIIALGVSGCLIIRGTDLSAGRIVGLTAIITATLVQRPDFVDKFFPNLPDLPIVVPLLIALLVGATLGLLNGAIVSFLNVPPFLATLGTQIMIYGFVLIYSKSKPIGTFKDEFVAFGQGKLFGFLPYITIVAAIIGLAMWVLYNKTRYGKYMYAIGGNEHAAEVSGVNVGFSKIKIFLLAGLLYGLAGFLLSAKTGSAGAGAGMGYELDAIASATIGGVSTAGGQGTVPGILLGVFVFELLKVCLTYLGVTPDMTNVIQGIVIVVAVALDIRKTMVKK; encoded by the coding sequence GTGTTTAAAGTAGATAGTCCAAAAACAGCAAAACCGTTTAGTCTGGGAGATTTTTTGACAAAGAATTCCATGTATATCGTTGTTGCTGTCATGATTTTATATACAGGATTGACGCAGGATAATTTCTTTACGGTGGGAAATGCAGCCAATATCATGGCCAATACCTCCGTTCGTTTTATCATTGCGCTTGGAGTATCAGGCTGTTTGATTATTAGAGGAACAGACCTATCTGCCGGTCGGATTGTTGGTTTGACCGCCATTATTACGGCTACACTTGTGCAGCGTCCTGATTTTGTGGATAAATTTTTCCCAAATCTACCTGACTTACCCATTGTTGTTCCCTTATTGATAGCCTTGCTTGTCGGCGCTACCTTGGGATTGTTAAATGGAGCGATTGTATCCTTTTTAAATGTTCCCCCATTTCTGGCGACTTTAGGAACGCAGATTATGATTTACGGTTTTGTTTTGATTTACTCAAAAAGTAAGCCAATTGGAACGTTCAAGGATGAATTTGTTGCCTTTGGTCAAGGAAAGTTATTTGGATTTCTTCCATATATTACCATTGTTGCGGCGATTATCGGCTTAGCCATGTGGGTACTCTACAATAAAACTCGTTATGGGAAATACATGTATGCTATTGGTGGGAATGAACATGCAGCAGAAGTGTCTGGTGTCAATGTTGGATTTTCTAAAATAAAAATCTTCCTTCTAGCTGGCTTGCTCTATGGTTTGGCAGGTTTCTTACTCTCTGCCAAGACAGGTTCTGCCGGCGCTGGAGCTGGTATGGGATACGAACTAGATGCTATTGCCTCAGCGACCATTGGTGGCGTTTCAACCGCTGGGGGACAAGGTACCGTTCCAGGAATTCTCTTAGGGGTCTTTGTCTTTGAGTTATTGAAAGTCTGCCTCACCTATTTGGGAGTGACCCCAGATATGACCAATGTAATCCAAGGTATTGTCATTGTTGTAGCAGTAGCGCTTGATATTCGTAAGACCATGGTGAAAAAATAA
- a CDS encoding sugar ABC transporter ATP-binding protein: protein MSEYILEMQHITKTFPGVKALDDVTFRLRPGTVHALMGENGAGKSTLMKCLFGIYHRDGGSILFNGEEVDFKDSKESIDAGISMIHQELQPIRMMTIAENVFLGNYPLGKFNLVNHAKMNEETRILLDEVGLYLNPNTLLNDLTVSQMQSVEIAKAISHNAKVVIMDEPTSSLTTSEVEKLFEIIEKLKSKNIGIIYISHKMDEILRISDDITVMRDGQYVGTWPAKEMTTAKIIQAMVGRELTSLFPEKTNQISEEIVLELQDLTSPNPLSFKHASFTLRKGEVLGIGGLVGAQRTELMEALYGMRVLQQGKILIKGQEVSIRRPADAIKNRIALVTEDRRYNGIFGVLSITDNASVAALKEYVGRMGLLDEKKMNHVVDENVERLRVKTPDNKTRIESLSGGNQQKVILARWLANNPDILILDEPTRGIDVGAKYEIYQIINDLAAEGKSIIMITSEMSELLGVSDRIMVMCEGRVAGFLDREVATQESVMTLATKFMGAHEGGMESV, encoded by the coding sequence ATGAGTGAGTATATTTTGGAGATGCAGCATATCACCAAGACATTTCCTGGCGTAAAAGCATTAGATGATGTTACCTTTCGGTTAAGACCTGGGACCGTGCATGCCCTCATGGGAGAAAACGGTGCAGGTAAGTCAACCCTGATGAAATGTCTATTTGGTATCTACCATCGAGATGGAGGCTCCATTCTCTTTAATGGTGAGGAGGTTGATTTTAAGGATTCAAAAGAGTCGATTGATGCAGGTATTTCCATGATTCATCAAGAATTGCAACCAATTCGAATGATGACGATTGCTGAGAATGTCTTTCTAGGAAATTATCCCCTTGGAAAATTCAATTTAGTGAATCATGCCAAGATGAATGAAGAAACTAGAATCTTATTAGATGAGGTTGGACTCTATCTGAATCCAAATACCTTATTGAACGATTTGACGGTATCGCAAATGCAGTCTGTCGAGATTGCAAAGGCCATTTCGCACAATGCCAAGGTTGTAATTATGGATGAGCCGACTTCATCCCTAACAACATCGGAAGTAGAGAAACTCTTTGAAATTATTGAAAAATTAAAATCAAAAAATATTGGCATTATCTATATTTCTCATAAAATGGATGAAATTTTACGGATATCTGATGATATTACGGTCATGCGAGATGGGCAGTATGTCGGGACTTGGCCTGCCAAAGAAATGACGACTGCAAAGATTATTCAGGCCATGGTTGGTCGGGAGTTGACCAGTCTTTTTCCAGAAAAAACCAATCAAATTTCAGAAGAAATCGTTCTCGAATTACAAGATCTCACCTCGCCAAATCCTCTGTCTTTTAAACATGCGAGTTTTACGCTCCGAAAAGGGGAAGTGCTAGGAATTGGTGGCTTAGTTGGCGCACAGCGGACGGAGCTAATGGAAGCCCTCTATGGTATGCGGGTCTTACAGCAGGGGAAAATTCTCATCAAGGGACAAGAAGTAAGCATCAGACGCCCTGCTGATGCGATTAAAAATCGTATTGCGCTCGTTACTGAAGATCGGAGATACAATGGTATTTTTGGTGTTTTGTCGATTACAGATAATGCCTCTGTGGCAGCTCTGAAAGAGTATGTCGGTCGAATGGGGCTCTTGGATGAAAAGAAAATGAACCATGTCGTTGACGAAAATGTGGAGCGCTTGCGTGTGAAAACGCCTGATAATAAGACAAGGATTGAGAGTCTATCAGGAGGAAACCAACAGAAGGTCATATTGGCAAGATGGCTTGCCAACAATCCAGATATTTTGATTTTAGATGAACCAACGCGTGGGATTGATGTCGGTGCAAAATATGAAATTTATCAGATTATCAATGATTTAGCAGCAGAAGGAAAATCTATTATCATGATTACCTCAGAAATGTCTGAATTACTGGGTGTTTCAGATCGAATCATGGTTATGTGTGAAGGCCGAGTTGCTGGATTTTTAGACCGGGAAGTAGCGACCCAAGAGTCTGTCATGACCCTTGCTACAAAATTTATGGGAGCTCATGAAGGAGGAATGGAAAGTGTTTAA
- a CDS encoding galactose ABC transporter substrate-binding protein, with protein MKKFLKYAAIAFVAMLLVACGAKGGGESGSGKTYNVGVAIYKFDDNFMTLYREELERYFGELSKKTGNKYVLDIQDGKQDQATQTEQINNFIAQGKDVILANLVDPTAAGSIINSAKSADIPVVLINREPEVAELDIWPGKTTYVGADATQSGTFQGEIIAATDSKGDLNGDGVVNYITLFGDPANVDAQQRTAYSVKALDNAGIKRKALAEPYLANWDTAKGQEVTASALEQFGDKLEVVFANNDGMAVGAVTAIKAAKRTVGKDILVVGVDAIPDAMELLAKGELTGTVLNDHFNQSHTAANVAVKLMNGEDVESYYWVDYVKVTKKEDSQLKEAEPKTETTKEAKERYAKRDK; from the coding sequence ATGAAAAAATTTTTAAAATATGCGGCAATTGCTTTTGTGGCAATGCTATTAGTTGCATGTGGTGCAAAAGGCGGAGGAGAGTCTGGCTCTGGAAAAACCTATAATGTAGGGGTTGCCATCTATAAATTTGATGATAACTTTATGACCTTATATCGTGAGGAACTAGAACGGTATTTTGGTGAATTGAGTAAAAAAACAGGCAATAAATATGTCTTGGATATTCAGGATGGAAAACAAGACCAAGCAACACAAACCGAGCAAATCAATAATTTTATTGCCCAAGGAAAAGATGTCATTTTGGCAAATTTAGTAGACCCAACAGCGGCTGGTAGTATTATCAATTCTGCCAAGTCAGCAGATATTCCTGTTGTATTGATTAACCGTGAACCAGAGGTAGCTGAACTAGACATTTGGCCTGGTAAAACAACCTATGTTGGGGCAGATGCTACTCAATCAGGGACTTTCCAAGGGGAAATCATCGCAGCAACAGATTCTAAAGGGGATCTAAATGGTGATGGTGTTGTTAATTATATTACCCTCTTTGGTGATCCAGCCAATGTTGATGCTCAACAACGGACAGCCTACTCTGTTAAAGCGCTTGATAATGCAGGTATTAAACGCAAGGCGCTTGCTGAACCGTATCTTGCTAACTGGGATACTGCAAAGGGTCAAGAAGTAACAGCTTCTGCGCTCGAACAGTTCGGTGATAAGCTAGAAGTTGTATTTGCAAACAATGACGGTATGGCAGTAGGAGCTGTAACAGCTATTAAAGCTGCAAAACGGACGGTTGGTAAAGATATTCTCGTTGTCGGAGTTGACGCAATTCCAGATGCGATGGAACTTCTTGCAAAAGGAGAATTGACCGGTACAGTTTTGAATGACCACTTTAATCAGTCTCACACTGCTGCAAATGTTGCCGTTAAATTGATGAATGGTGAAGATGTAGAGTCTTATTACTGGGTTGACTATGTTAAGGTAACCAAGAAAGAAGATTCTCAACTAAAAGAAGCTGAGCCAAAGACTGAGACAACAAAAGAGGCCAAAGAACGTTACGCAAAACGTGACAAATAG